The proteins below are encoded in one region of Ricinus communis isolate WT05 ecotype wild-type chromosome 6, ASM1957865v1, whole genome shotgun sequence:
- the LOC8266908 gene encoding dnaJ homolog subfamily B member 14, which produces MALLVNHYSVLGLASAAGPNLTDEEISKAFKRMALKLHPDKNPRNPNAHSNFQRLLTSYNILKNPISRKEFDHLLQVQHQRQNQARSCHHQTCNKRQREEQQQSSMKRQRHPMGPRMPSEPPKKPAFTMTEFFMEFDRIRKLVAEGGVHKVAVNEGYNHIRL; this is translated from the coding sequence ATGGCTTTGTTGGTGAATCATTATAGTGTGTTAGGCCTAGCATCTGCTGCAGGCCCTAACCTGACAGATGAAGAAATCTCCAAGGCTTTTAAGAGGATGGCGTTGAAGTTACATCCTGATAAGAACCCTCGTAATCCCAATGCCCATTCCAATTTCCAGAGACTCCTTACCTCCTATAATATTCTGAAGAATCCGATTTCCCGCAAAGAGtttgatcatcttcttcaagttCAGCATCAGCGTCAGAATCAGGCTCGGAGCTGTCATCATCAGACTTGCAACAAGCGACAGAGAGAGGAGCAGCAGCAGTCTTCCATGAAGCGTCAGAGACACCCCATGGGACCACGCATGCCGTCTGAGCCACCAAAGAAGCCTGCTTTCACAATGACAGAGTTCTTTATGGAATTTGATCGCATTCGTAAATTAGTTGCTGAAGGTGGCGTTCACAAAGTGGCGGTTAATGAAGGGTATAATCATATTAGACTTTAG
- the LOC8266909 gene encoding fructose-1,6-bisphosphatase, chloroplastic-like, protein MDQSYWVSLEFSFMLPVLPTRMSRFFTQQAPKTQLYTNDYRAEFQFTEHEQVYLIQLGILVEAARPYVTVAAQDNSGLVSILKRLKKGNEVFNWLICLVLQNEIIFASLRNSGKVAVMASEEDDAPIWINDDGPFVVVTDPLDGSRNIDASIPTGTSFGVYKRLVELDHLPQDEKAMLNSLQSGAKLVAAGYVLYSLAIILCSTFGSGTHAFTLDYSTGDFILTHPGIKINPRGNFPGFRFLYHFHGTIGDFCHNVMVLLSTNWGGKSDRRANALCI, encoded by the exons ATGGACCAAAGCTATTGGGTTTCGTTAGAATTCTCATTTATG TTACCCGTATTGCCCACAAGGATGTCTCGTTTTTTTACACAACAGGCCCCAAAAACTCAACTTTACACAAATGATTACAGAGCTGAGTTCCAGTTTACAGAACATGAACAA GTTTATTTAATACAGTTAGGAATTCTGGTTGAGGCAGCTCGACCTTATGTAACGGTGGCAGCTCAAGATAATTCAGGTTTAGTCAG catattaaaaagattgaaaaaaggaaatgaagTTTTTAATTGGTTAATCTGTCTCGTTTTGCAGAATGAAATCATCTTTGCTTCTCTTAGAAATTCTGGAAAAGTGGCTGTCATGGCCTCAGAAGAAGATGATGCTCCAATATGGATAAATGATGATGGTCCTTTTGTGGTGGTAACAGATCCCCTTGATGGTTCTCGTAATATTGATGCATCTATTCCTACAGGAACAAGTTTTGGGGTATATAAACGCCTTGTGGAACTGGATCATCTACCTCAGGACGAGAAGGCTATGCTAAATTCTCTGCAGAGTGGAGCTAAGCTTGTAGCTGCTGGTTATGTGCTATATTCATTGGCCATAATACTCTGCTCCACCTTTGGTTCTGGAACACATGCATTTACACTGGATTATTCAACAGGAGATTTTATTCTCACCCACCCAGGCATTAAGATTAATCCTCGAGGTAATTTTCCAGGTTTTCGTTTTCTTTATCATTTCCATGGTACAATTGGTGACTTCTGCCATAATGTCATGGTATTGTTGTCTACTAATTGGGGTGGAAAAAGTGACAGGAGGGCAAATGCACTTTGTATCTAA
- the LOC8266910 gene encoding uncharacterized protein LOC8266910 has product MAVLGNHYSVLGLASTAGPNLTDEEISKAFKRMALRLHPDKNPRNPNAHSNFQRLLTSYNILKNPISRKEFDHLLQVQHQRQNQAQSCHHQTCNKRQRDEQQQSSMKRSRHPMGPRTPSEPPKKPAFTMTEFFMEFDRIRKLVAEGGVHKVARLLTSYNILKNPISGKEFDHLLQVQHQRQNQAQSCHHQTCNKRQREEQQQSFMKRPRHPMGPRMPSEPPKKPAFTMTEFFMEFDRIRKLVAEGGVHTVAVNEGYNHIRL; this is encoded by the exons ATGGCTGTGTTGGGGAATCATTATAGTGTGTTAGGCCTAGCATCTACTGCAGGCCCTAACCTGACAGACGAAGAAATCTCCAAGGCTTTTAAGAGGATGGCGTTGAGGTTACATCCTGATAAGAACCCTCGTAATCCCAATGCCCATTCCAATTTCCAGAGACTCCTTACCTCCTACAATATTCTGAAGAATCCGATTTCCCGCAAAGAGtttgatcatcttcttcaagttCAGCATCAGCGTCAGAATCAAGCTCAGAGCTGTCATCATCAGACTTGCAACAAGCGACAGAGAGATGAGCAGCAGCAGTCTTCCATGAAGCGTTCGAGACACCCCATGGGACCACGCACGCCGTCTGAGCCACCAAAGAAGCCTGCTTTCACAATGACAGAGTTCTTTATGGAATTTGATCGCATTCGTAAATTAGTTGCTGAAGGTGGTGTTCACAAAGTGGCG AGACTCCTTACCTCCTATAATATTCTGAAGAATCCGATTTCCGGCAAAGAGtttgatcatcttcttcaagttCAGCATCAGCGTCAGAATCAGGCTCAGAGCTGTCATCATCAGACTTGCAACAAGCGACAGAGAGAGGAGCAGCAGCAGTCTTTCATGAAGCGTCCGAGACACCCCATGGGACCACGCATGCCGTCTGAGCCACCAAAGAAGCCTGCTTTCACAATGACAGAGTTCTTTATGGAATTTGATCGCATTCGTAAATTAGTTGCTGAAGGTGGTGTTCACACAGTGGCGGTTAATGAAGGCTATAATCATATTAGACTTTAG